The proteins below come from a single Aegilops tauschii subsp. strangulata cultivar AL8/78 chromosome 6, Aet v6.0, whole genome shotgun sequence genomic window:
- the LOC109745202 gene encoding uncharacterized protein, whose amino-acid sequence MAGTKLVVTLSFIVHLSIGLGNAARVARYASTYGTGYGGGEGGGEVSGAGSGSGAGSGSGQSSSSGVHANGAGGGGGGGSSQYGGNGSGRGSGLGAGYGQYSEGRNGEVGGFSSTGGTGGGDGGGQATGGQGSSGHGSGKGVASGSSDATNNYYTGNSNAEAHANTIGSGSGYGTNGGSGGGTGAGSAFADANP is encoded by the coding sequence ATGGCGGGCACAAAACTAGTAGTAACTCTTAGTTTTATTGTTCACTTGAGCATTGGATTAGGCAATGCTGCAAGGGTGGCTAGATATGCTAGTACCTACGGAACAGGTTATGGAGGAGGGGAGGGTGGGGGTGAAGTGAGTGGTGCTGGCTCAGGTTCCGGAGCTGGGTCTGGATCTGGCCAGAGTTCTAGCAGTGGTGTACATGCAAACGGTGCCGGTGGAGGCGGAGGGGGTGGTAGTAGCCAATACGGTGGCAATGGTTCTGGGAGGGGATCAGGTCTCGGTGCAGGCTATGGTCAGTATAGTGAAGGAAGAAATGGTGAAGTTGGTGGATTTTCTAGCACTGGCGGTACCGGCGGTGGCGATGGTGGAGGACAAGCGACCGGGGGTCAAGGATCTAGTGGCCATGGATCGGGCAAAGGTGTTGCATCCGGCTCTAGCGATGCCACTAATAACTACTACACTGGAAACAGTAATGCAGAGGCACATGCTAATACCATCGGTAGTGGCAGTGGATATGGCACAAATGGTGGTAGCGGTGGCGGTACCGGTGCTGGATCTGCGTTTGCCGATGCCAATCCTTAA